One window of the Torulaspora delbrueckii CBS 1146 chromosome 6, complete genome genome contains the following:
- the STM1 gene encoding Stm1p (similar to Saccharomyces cerevisiae STM1 (YLR150W); ancestral locus Anc_8.364), which produces MSAPSNPFDLLGNDVEDADVVVSPPKEIVKKNTSSKKADVPPPSADPARANKNRPRATGNEAALKDKSAGRQNNRGKEAPESSRTKKTNQRRATDRQSRSGKVDTQKKVNQGWGSEKSELAAEAEGELDAQAEAAADNEVEAATGVAQMSLQDYLQEKSAGSLNRVPEAKKVEALNNAELYVKETEVLTEATRVKNVKSKQQKAKEYLNFDAVYVDSNPRRDFDKNNRRGGRGGKSTRGGRKNVKTESNPVHTNRAIDTKNLPTLS; this is translated from the coding sequence ATGTCTGCTCCAAGCAACCCTTTTGATCTATTAGGTAACGACGTGGAGGACGCTGACGTGGTCGTGTCTCCACCAAAGGAAATCGTTAAGAAGAAcacttcttccaagaaagCTGATGTTCCTCCACCATCTGCTGACCCAGCAAGAGCTAACAAGAACAGACCAAGGGCCACTGGTAACGAagctgctttgaaagacaaGTCTGCTGGTAGACAAAACAACAGGGGTAAGGAAGCTCCAGAATCCTCTAGAACCAAGAAGACTAACCAACGTAGAGCTACTGATCGTCAATCTAGAAGTGGTAAAGTTGACACCCAAAAGAAGGTTAACCAAGGTTGGGGTAGTGAAAAGAGTGAACTTGCAGCTGAAGCTGAAGGTGAATTGGATGCTCAAGCtgaagctgctgctgaCAACGAGGTCGAGGCTGCCACTGGTGTTGCCCAGATGTCTTTGCAAGACTACTTGCAAGAAAAATCTGCTGGTAGCTTGAACAGAGTCCCAGAAGCCAAGAAGgttgaagctttgaacAACGCTGAATTGTACGTTAAGGAAACTGAAGTTTTGACTGAAGCCACTAGAGTTAAGAACGTCAAGTCTAAGCAACAAAAGGCTAAGGAATACTTGAACTTCGATGCCGTTTACGTTGACTCCAACCCAAGAAGAGACTTCGACAAGAACAACCGTCGTGGTGGTAGAGGCGGTAAGTCCACCAGAGGTGGCAGAAAGAACGTCAAGACTGAATCTAACCCAGTTCACACTAACCGTGCCATCGACACTAAGAACTTGCCAACTTTGTCCTAG
- the GID11 gene encoding Gid11p (similar to Saccharomyces cerevisiae YLR149C; ancestral locus Anc_8.362) produces MTIDGLHNNSDEFEDESLNTGSDKVYQNYMMPGLELYDAKVSINHWQLRDCLRASSVRPEKLLYIFDHSVRALDTGRAGLRGFHRPKKQNRRNSISGTRKNSGGQVRGNFNVPSQKVTEFNFKPRSFTESQGLIACGGLVGPDDKGFPTNWSRLSQEQNHVEPLPPPAEPVKLASSSVLADHSNYSNPSIWKGILSLHNTETGVSTSYVMGQFINNCVTLSPKSTQEYDLYSCNNDGHLYQCHINNRGVELVRRYSDLKFALNNAAISHDGKTLIASGDSNKFAIYRQNQLAGQFFLSYDNQPDWGSSVVRAKRIPRFALPDGSAFVDHIYEAPGGDHGFYSSFSENDLQFATLFQNGVCLIYDVRKMETPLAEVTSTRPHSHNGAFRVCKFSHGLDDLLFISEHQGRVHVVDTRNFMNHQVILIPDKLKVEADESYSNASDVINDMRRRNVPVVSALSPLSSSSSISTYGGASRRRHSLPTCPVASSEPWLTSAASVPLKYLEPQVVPYPRAFNKLTNNFAAPQPCEANDRGVSTTEEMGNVRRRSSFRVRRFSTSSNISEGGEGIDPAILGSPISESHDQYEVDNLNYAEQRTGIFANEARGTISSSNAVEDDDVYDAYADINTRDTIYPLNGRFGNSLRDYSINSASTYYNSDSTEENNVAGIDWVEDRNGSSLVIGTDYGIMKWNINSWARRSFSSYDFC; encoded by the coding sequence ATGACTATCGATGGGCTTCATAACAATAGTGATGAGTTTGAGGATGAGAGTCTTAATACGGGGTCTGacaaagtttatcaaaACTATATGATGCCTGGTTTAGAGCTGTATGATGCCAAGGTTTCAATCAATCATTGGCAGTTGCGAGACTGTCTTAGAGCTTCGAGCGTACGGCCAGAGAAGTTATTATATATATTCGATCACTCTGTGAGAGCTCTGGATACTGGTCGTGCCGGCTTGAGAGGGTTTCATAGGCCTAAGAAACAGAATCGCAGGAATAGCATTAGTGGCACCAGGAAGAATTCCGGAGGACAAGTACGAGGAAACTTTAATGTCCCGTCTCAGAAAGTCACAGAGTTTAATTTTAAGCCTAGAAGTTTTACAGAATCCCAGGGTCTTATCGCATGTGGTGGGCTTGTTGGGCCCGATGATAAGGGATTTCCGACCAATTGGTCTCGTCTATCGCAGGAACAAAACCATGTAGAACCTTTGCCACCGCCCGCAGAACCTGTGAAATTGGCTAGCAGCAGTGTTTTGGCTGATCACAGCAACTATAGCAATCCCAGCATATGGAAGGGGATTTTATCTTTGCATAATACGGAGACTGGAGTCTCCACATCGTACGTTATGGGACAATTTATTAACAACTGTGTTACGTTGAGCCCAAAATCTACACAAGAGTACGATTTGTATTCTTGTAACAATGATGGGCACCTTTATCAATGTCATATCAATAATCGTGGTGTCGAACTGGTCAGAAGATACTCGGATTTAAAATTTGCATTGAACAACGCAGCCATTTCTCACGATGGCAAGACGTTGATAGCATCGGGAGACTCTAATAAGTTCGCCATTTATAGACAGAACCAATTGGCCGGTCAGTTCTTCTTATCCTATGACAATCAACCGGACTGGGGTAGCTCAGTGGTGAGAGCCAAGCGGATTCCAAGGTTCGCATTACCAGATGGTTCAGCGTTTGTTGATCACATTTATGAGGCTCCAGGTGGCGACCATGGATTTTACAGCAGTTTTTCTGAAAACGATTTGCAATTTGCTACTTTATTCCAAAATGGGGTCTGTTTGATTTACGACGTTAGAAAGATGGAGACTCCATTGGCCGAGGTCACTTCGACTAGACCACACTCTCATAACGGTGCATTTAGAGTGTGCAAATTCAGTCATGGGTTGGATGATTTATTATTCATCTCAGAGCATCAGGGAAGAGTTCACGTTGTCGACACCAGGAATTTTATGAACCACCAAGTTATCCTAATTCCTGACAAACTAAAAGTTGAAGCGGATGAATCTTACAGTAATGCGAGCGATGTGATTAACGatatgagaagaagaaatgttCCCGTGGTTTCTGCCCTGTCTccattgtcatcatcatcttccatTTCTACGTATGGGGGAGCGAGCAGAAGACGCCACTCTCTACCAACGTGTCCCGTAGCGTCATCCGAGCCCTGGTTAACGTCCGCAGCCAGTGTCCCATTGAAGTACCTGGAACCGCAGGTTGTTCCTTATCCAAGGgcattcaacaaattgacTAACAACTTCGCTGCACCTCAGCCTTGCGAGGCAAATGATAGGGGCGTTTCCACAACAGAGGAGATGGGTAACgtcagaagaagatcgtCATTCAGAGTTCGGAGATTTTCCACATCTTCAAACATATCTGAAGGTGGAGAGGGAATTGATCCTGCAATACTGGGCAGCCCAATATCTGAGAGTCACGATCAATATGAAGTCGATAACCTCAATTATGCGGAGCAAAGAACTGGTATCTTTGCTAACGAAGCCAGAGGgacaatttcttccagcAATGCTGTggaggatgatgatgtttaCGACGCATATGCCGACATAAACACCAGAGATACCATCTATCCTCTGAACGGCCGTTTTGGTAACAGCTTGAGGGACTATTCTATCAACTCTGCCTCAACTTATTACAATTCTGATTCGACTGAGGAGAACAATGTTGCAGGGATCGACTGGGTCGAAGATCGCAATGGAAGCTCGCTCGTGATTGGTACTGACTACGGGATAATGAAATGGAATATAAATTCCTgggcaagaagaagtttttcCAGCTATGATTTCTGTTAG
- the TDEL0F04900 gene encoding uncharacterized protein (similar to Saccharomyces cerevisiae YLR152C; ancestral locus Anc_8.366) encodes MSINLGAAIYISLKPILKIYSILIVGYLLARYDIVSMESSRGISNMVVNSILPCLTFNKIVSNISDKDIKAVGVIVLSAVLLFAVGGSCSLLARLVTPVPQKWFWGLLFAGIFPNISDLPIAYVQSLSGGFLFDAASAEKGVAYCCIFLISQSFLMMNFGLWRLVGLDFKSDQDSELEEGLNNATPDSLSKSSSQRLNTTARSTPRESQESYELRSMSSNAIESDSQEEASRNGLEVHSLAESVKSLTGMPTIRTTTTSRTPRAFSTTSSPSALESSRIKPYYTAGETDLSWSTTVSRSRRSSMRKGRPSMSDVIQEYSVADQIKDGEIDLTRPLTLTEDLGYRNAFDNVAERNEHQWGSEDQEGYSISRTSTSHSNRSKTSTFIATYRLQWLEYIAINFIRPASLGALLGIIVAMIPWVKALFVHTDVHVHNAPDGQPVLNFLMDFTAYIGNACVPLGLLLLGGTIARLEIKKLPKGFLKVALLMTVCRLMVIPIIGVAWANKLYKINWLESTIAKFVMILTWSMPSATAQVYFTAFYTPLEGAHTQLDCLSVLILMQYAILFITVPFVVTYTIKVDLQM; translated from the coding sequence ATGTCGATAAACCTGGGGGCTGCGATTTACATATCGTTGAAACCTATACTGAAAATTTATTCCATTCTGATAGTAGGCTACTTACTGGCCCGGTATGATATTGTATCGATGGAATCTTCGAGAGGTATTTCGAACATGGTTGTGAATAGTATATTGCCCTGCCTAACTTTTAACAAGATTGTTTCCAACATTTCAGATAAAGATATCAAAGCGGTTGGTGTTATCGTTCTTTCAGCGGTGCTGTTATTTGCAGTTGGTGGCTCCTGTTCTTTGCTAGCTAGATTAGTGACACCTGTACCCCAGAAATGGTTTTGGGGACTTTTATTTGCAGGCATTTTCCCTAACATATCTGATCTGCCTATCGCATACGTCCAAAGTTTAAGTGGTGGATTCCTATTCGACGCAGCTTCAGCAGAGAAAGGTGTTGCGTACTGTTGTATATTTTTGATCTCtcaaagtttcttgatgatgaattttggCCTCTGGAGATTAGTTGGCCTTGATTTCAAGAGTGATCAGGACTCTGAACTGGAAGAGGGTCTAAATAATGCTACCCCGGATTCATTATCTAAAAGCAGTTCCCAACGCTTGAATACTACGGCTAGGTCTACTCCACGAGAGAGTCAAGAATCCTATGAGTTGCGAAGTATGAGCAGTAATGCCATTGAGAGTGATAGTCAGGAAGAAGCTTCACGAAATGGTCTTGAAGTACATTCGTTAGCTGAGTCTGTGAAAAGTCTTACTGGGATGCCAACCATACGAACCACGACGACTTCAAGGACGCCCAGAGCTTTCTCGACAACTTCGAGCCCTAGTGCTTTGGAGAGCTCGAGGATTAAGCCTTACTATACTGCTGGCGAGACCGATCTTTCCTGGTCTACAACAGTCTCTCGAAGCCGCAGGTCAAGCATGAGGAAAGGAAGACCTTCCATGAGTGATGTAATTCAAGAGTACAGCGTAGCAGATCAGATCAAAGACGGTGAGATAGACCTTACTAGACCTTTGACACTGACTGAGGATTTGGGTTATCGAAATGCATTTGATAATGTTGCGGAAAGAAATGAACACCAGTGGGGCTCTGAGGATCAAGAAGGCTATTCGATATCGCGAACCTCGACGAGCCATTCGAACAGAAGCAAGACATCGACATTCATCGCTACTTACAGATTACAATGGCTTGAATATATCGCCATTAATTTTATCAGGCCTGCATCATTGGGAGCGTTACTCGGAATCATCGTGGCTATGATCCCATGGGTCAAAGCTCTCTTCGTTCATACCGACGTTCATGTTCACAATGCACCGGACGGCCAACCAGTTCTAAATTTTCTGATGGACTTCACTGCCTACATCGGTAATGCCTGTGTCCCGCTTGGGTTACTCCTACTAGGTGGCACAATTGCTCGAttagagatcaagaagctTCCGAAAGGATTTCTAAAAGTTGCTCTCCTGATGACAGTATGTAGACTAATGGTTATCCCTATAATCGGTGTCGCATGGGCAAACAAGCTCTATAAGATCAACTGGCTAGAGTCTACAATAGCCAAATTCGTCATGATTCTCACATGGTCAATGCCTAGTGCTACAGCCCAGGTTTATTTCACTGCATTTTACACTCCTCTGGAAGGAGCACACACACAATTGGATTGCCTATCGGTGCTAATCTTAATGCAATATGCAATACTATTCATTACGGTACCATTCGTCGTTACATACACCATCAAAGtcgatcttcaaatgtAA
- the PCD1 gene encoding 8-oxo-dGTP diphosphatase (similar to Saccharomyces cerevisiae PCD1 (YLR151C); ancestral locus Anc_8.365) produces the protein MLKACQALENIRKFKYLHPLPLSSVWPSTRRSAVLVLLFIGHKGELRVLLTKRSRGLSSFSGHVSLPGGKADDDQETFEQVARRESEEEIGLPRSAEILHKQFGMKIDNLTGQMPCYLSRTFLSVKPMVCFLHNDNSKGNTPLDATRFFGKLNPGETASIFSVPLNDLVYHLFPQGQEYKPEYVERRESIRRWGGLRWPIGHYYYPIDNPHDVAWLNVIEDTSSADELEEDSTCRDLWGLTAKILFDLSRIANGVTDNNDLDMGNEELLYGLHEFANQLQPGKRSDWEIGMITGEAGFKYKDVIPGYYLEQLKRCTKY, from the coding sequence ATGCTCAAAGCGTGTCAAGCATTAGAGAACATACGGAAATTCAAATATCTCCACCCATTACCGCTATCATCGGTATGGCCCTCCACCAGGAGATCAGCAGTTCTTGTACTGCTCTTTATAGGACACAAAGGCGAGCTGAGAGTGCTGCTTACGAAGAGATCTCGAGGGTTAAGTAGTTTCTCTGGCCATGTATCGCTGCCTGGTGGTAAAGCTGATGATGACCAGGAGACCTTTGAACAAGTGGCAAGAAGAGAatcagaggaagagattggaCTACCAAGAAGTGCAGAAATTCTGCACAAGCAATTTGGGATGAAGATCGATAATCTTACCGGCCAGATGCCGTGTTATCTATCTCGAACGTTTCTAAGTGTTAAGCCTATGGTATGCTTCCTTCATAATGACAACTCTAAAGGTAACACGCCTCTCGATGCCACTCGGTTCTTTGGAAAGCTAAATCCTGGAGAGACCGCGTCGATATTTTCGGTACCATTGAATGATTTAGTGTATCATTTGTTCCCACAGGGCCAAGAGTACAAACCTGAATATGTTGAACGCCGAGAGTCCATACGGCGATGGGGTGGGCTAAGATGGCCAATTGGACACTACTACTATCCCATAGATAACCCTCATGACGTTGCATGGTTGAATGTGATTGAAGATACGAGTTCTGCTGACGAATTGGAAGAGGATTCAACATGTAGAGACTTATGGGGTTTGACCGCCAAGATCCTATTCGATCTGTCTAGGATCGCCAATGGAGTCACTGATAACAATGACTTGGATATGGGGAATGAAGAGCTTTTATATGGTTTACACGAATTCGCCAATCAATTACAGCCTGGAAAGAGAAGTGATTGGGAAATAGGAATGATCACCGGTGAAGCTGGCTTCAAATACAAGGATGTGATACCGGGGTACTATttggaacaattgaaaagatgcACAAAGTACTAG
- the CDC37 gene encoding Hsp90 co-chaperone CDC37 (similar to Saccharomyces cerevisiae CDC37 (YDR168W); ancestral locus Anc_8.361): MPIDYSKWDKIELSDDSDIEVHPNVDKRSFIKWKQQSIHETRMKRNQDIKNLETQMTMYSHLNKRVDKLLQSLNDQDLIVRETLSKFLNANFDKSEKTEGDNVDPGIPSYNEMVEDLFDQLERDAKSEGKDPKDGSVIRQLLLKHRKKIDDVTVEAKKKLEELYREKSALISSDDIKPGFDSGFMNSKETKQEEKIVENLQKAAAAKSDTSSSLSSLPLPTLPQQFIEYEDVMQLAPETSNFGDIPSSDYAKSEAYLLDHMPIISEQQKDALMMKAFEFQMKGDEKGTYRVIHQSELLAYIREIYDMKKITELVPSEMKQVIEMFFQRVVRGSNVAGKQSFLQSVQAKFDHVKNRVRIMEQEHEDEQEGVETIQLKSLDDSTELEVNLPDFGSTEPEEVKRVEAFKKLPQVMQDAIKTKNLDKVNEVFAETPIKEAEEYLELFNEADIIGVKALLESEADFKELQDQYENQNKLEELKLEKDNQTESVQETAGSTIDMVD; this comes from the coding sequence ATGCCAATTGACTATTCGAAGTGGGATAAGATTGAACTTTCTGATGACTCGGACATCGAGGTCCATCCTAACGTTGATAAGAGGTCATTTATCAAATGGAAGCAGCAGAGTATCCATGAGACCAGAATGAAACGTAACCAGGATATCAAAAATTTAGAAACTCAAATGACAATGTACAGTCATCTCAACAAGCGAGTTGACAAATTACTTCAAAGCTTGAATGATCAAGATTTGATTGTTCGAGAGACACTCTCGAAGTTTCTGAATGCAAACTTTGATAAGTCAGAAAAAACTGAAGGCGATAATGTTGATCCCGGTATTCCATCTTACAATGAGATGGTGGAAGACCTTTTCGATCAGTTGGAAAGGGATGCCAAGAGCGAAGGAAAAGACCCAAAGGATGGGAGTGTAATAAGACAACTACTACTTAAACATAGGAAAAAGATAGACGATGTCACAGTGGaggcgaagaagaaattggaagaactATACCGTGAGAAAAGTGCATTGATATCGTCCGACGACATTAAGCCTGGATTCGATAGTGGATTTATGAACTCGAAAGAAACTAaacaagaggaaaagattgTAGAAAACTTGCAGAAAGCAGCGGCTGCGAAATCTGATACAAGTTCATCTTtatcttctcttcctctccCAACCTTACCACAGCAATTTATCGAGTACGAAGATGTAATGCAGCTAGCTCCAGAGACCAGCAATTTTGGGGATATTCCTAGTAGCGATTATGCGAAATCTGAAGCATATTTACTGGATCATATGCCTATCATCTCAGAACAACAGAAGGATgctttgatgatgaaagcGTTTGAGTTCCAAATGAAAGGTGACGAAAAGGGCACGTACCGAGTTATTCATCAGTCTGAACTACTAGCATATATCCGTGAAATCTATGAcatgaagaagatcacCGAATTAGTCCCCAGTGAAATGAAGCAGGTCATTGAAatgttttttcaaagagttgtTCGCGGATCTAACGTTGCTGGTAAACAATCATTCTTACAATCCGTACAGGCGAAATTCGATCATGTGAAGAACCGTGTGCGGATCATGGAGCAGGAACACGAGGATGAGCAAGAAGGTGTGGAGACAATTCAACTGAAGTCACTTGACGATTCTACAGAGCTTGAAGTTAATTTACCAGATTTTGGTTCCACTGAGCCTGAGGAAGTCAAGCGAGTAgaagctttcaagaaacttcCTCAAGTCATGCAAGACGCCATCAAGACTAAAAACCTAGACAAGGTCAACGAAGTTTTTGCTGAAACACCAATAAAAGAAGCCGAAGAGTACTTGGAACTATTCAATGAGGCTGATATCATTGGTGTGAAAGCGCTGCTCGAGAGCGAAGCggatttcaaagaactaCAAGATCAGTATGAGAACCAGAACAAATTGgaggaattgaaacttgaaaaaGATAACCAAACAGAAAGCGTTCAAGAAACTGCTGGAAGTACAATCGACATGGTTGATTAA
- the TAF10 gene encoding Taf10p (similar to Saccharomyces cerevisiae TAF10 (YDR167W); ancestral locus Anc_8.360), with the protein MSERKDENVPDENMEVDEEMDEFDDNEEAPIDNGQLFGQDAEKSSENNKNSSAKPRLDDGSGKLFELPEFTKKDKTLDDILQLVEDSPPIIPDAVIDYYLMKNGFDCADVRVKRLLALATQKFVSDIAADAYEYSRIRSSVAVNNANNGQARARQLMLGQQQPGQQQISQQQQQQNEKTTASKVVLTVNDLSSAVAEYGLNISRPDFYR; encoded by the coding sequence ATGagtgaaagaaaagatgagAACGTGCCGGACGAGAACATGGAAGTCGATGAGGAGATGGATGAGTTTGACgacaatgaagaagctccAATTGATAATGGTCAACTTTTTGGTCAAGATGCTGAGAAAAGCAGCGAGAACAACAAGAATTCCTCTGCGAAGCCACGTCTAGATGATGGCTCTGGTAAGCTGTTTGAGCTTCCCGAATTCacaaagaaggataagacACTTGATGATATACTGCAACTCGTAGAGGACAGCCCTCCCATAATTCCCGATGCTGTAATAGATTactatttgatgaagaacgGTTTTGATTGTGCAGACGTCAGAGTTAAGAGATTACTTGCCTTAGCAACCCAAAAATTTGTCAGTGACATCGCAGCAGATGCATATGAGTATTCAAGAATTAGATCATCGGTCGCAGTCAATAACGCCAACAACGGACAGGCAAGAGCAAGACAACTAATGCTGGGACAACAACAACCAGGTCAACAGCAAATATcccaacaacaacaacaacagaaTGAAAAGACTACTGCCAGTAAAGTGGTCCTGACAGTTAATGATCTAAGTAGTGCCGTCGCAGAGTACGGGCTCAATATAAGTCGTCCAGACTTCTACCGTTAG
- the STB3 gene encoding Stb3p (similar to Saccharomyces cerevisiae STB3 (YDR169C); ancestral locus Anc_8.363) — protein MMTGEATIHGPKPISTSSPAGLAAAQMVTPGKLSRLLLEKGPLAIRHITQALGNEIPSFKDLSSSKQRRLIMSAMEGGDREGCVVFEKIGWGQWSAKVVEAENFTRERELTNAANAKIKDMVAQESQRRRSSSTHKGKRAPLASKAPDGVVYIDENALASEDEDEEEEDEDEEEEEEEELKNEDPYSFRRRKSSVVFGDSSPEGVEHELLAQRVRPLLKGRRSRRSSSKIRTPSVFKPGAHLDMPTNPNSGAQSSSLTRNNSATKIDLEQVSNSLSEPTSRRESRVSSSKESSIRSTVLPHKNYHWVPTSSPRLSYQSMPQVPPLLSSSQANSRKKQHPVRPTEKHSDTDEEDWASIGAASLRNNSVPPKMDTVATSPNGFVAPKVPDTAEVPSIDDQLPPPALNDNPKSAKPAPDSNDAAILLMSLKS, from the coding sequence ATGATGACTGGGGAGGCTACAATACATGGGCCCAAGCCtatttcaacttcatcgCCCGCTGGCCTTGCGGCAGCACAGATGGTTACACCAGGCAAATTGTCAAGACTGTTGCTTGAGAAAGGTCCATTGGCAATTAGACACATTACACAGGCTTTAGGGAACGAGATTCCTAGTTTTAAAGATTTGTCCTCCTCCAAACAAAGGAGACTTATTATGAGTGCCATGGAGGGAGGAGACCGGGAAGGATGTGTAGtgtttgaaaagattggttGGGGCCAATGGTCTGCTAAAGTTGTAGAAGCAGAAAATTTTACTCGGGAACGAGAACTTACGAATGCTGCAAATGCCAAGATTAAGGATATGGTGGCTCAGGAGTCACAAAGGCGTAGAAGTAGTAGTACGCATAAGGGTAAGAGAGCACCGTTAGCTTCAAAAGCTCCTGATGGAGTAGTTtatattgatgaaaatgcCTTGGCATcggaggatgaagatgaagaggaggaggatgaagacgaagaagaagaagaagaagaagaattgaagaatgagGATCCTTATAGCTTTCGTCGAAGGAAATCGAGTGTTGTATTTGGAGATTCATCCCCGGAAGGGGTCGAGCACGAGCTGCTAGCACAGCGAGTGCGGCCTCTGTTGAAAGGTAGACGTAGTAGGCGGTCAAGTTCCAAGATTCGTACCCCTTCAGTGTTTAAACCAGGAGCTCATCTCGATATGCCCACAAATCCAAACTCTGGCGCACAATCATCGTCGCTGACTCGCAACAATAGTGCTACTAAGATTGATCTAGAGCAAGTCTCAAACTCATTAAGCGAGCCCACCTCAAGGCGTGAGTCCCGGgtctcatcatccaaagAATCAAGTATTCGCTCCACAGTACTACCGCACAAGAACTACCACTGGGTTCcaacatcatcaccaaGACTCTCATACCAGTCCATGCCGCAAGTACCACCTCTGCTTTCCTCATCGCAGGCGAACAGCAGGAAAAAACAACACCCAGTAAGGCCAACAGAAAAACACTCGGATacagacgaagaagactgGGCCTCTATTGGGGCTGCATCATTACGAAATAATAGTGTACCGCCAAAGATGGATACAGTCGCTACCTCTCCGAACGGTTTTGTCGCTCCAAAAGTCCCAGACACCGCAGAAGTCCCTTCAATCGACGATCAGCTACCACCACCGGCACTCAATGACAATCCCAAGTCAGCCAAACCAGCTCCGGATAGTAACGATGCCGCCATACTACTAATGAGCTTGAAGTCCTAG